From Methylopila sp. M107, a single genomic window includes:
- a CDS encoding chemotaxis protein CheW, with product MSDRTDSRRGFVTVEIAGQLFGIAIERVREVFRPERITRVPLAGPEIAGVLNLRGRIVTAIDMRVRLDRPPAGPGAALMAIGVDRSQEDFALLVDRPGDVIEIEAAAIERTPMTLHPNWRALVEGVHRMEDKLMLILDVDRAIGADEIADAA from the coding sequence ATGAGCGACAGGACCGACAGCCGCCGCGGCTTCGTGACGGTCGAGATCGCCGGCCAGCTGTTCGGCATCGCGATCGAGCGCGTGCGGGAGGTGTTCCGTCCCGAGCGGATCACGCGCGTGCCGCTCGCCGGACCCGAGATCGCCGGCGTGCTCAACCTGCGCGGACGCATCGTGACCGCGATCGACATGCGGGTGCGGCTCGACCGCCCGCCCGCCGGTCCCGGAGCCGCCCTGATGGCGATCGGCGTCGACCGGTCCCAGGAGGATTTCGCCCTGCTGGTCGACCGTCCCGGCGACGTGATCGAGATCGAGGCCGCGGCGATCGAGCGGACTCCCATGACGCTTCATCCCAACTGGCGGGCGCTCGTCGAGGGCGTTCACCGGATGGAGGACAAATTGATGCTGATCCTCGACGTCGACCGCGCCATCGGCGCGGACGAGATCGCGGACGCGGCCTGA
- a CDS encoding response regulator — translation MKHCLVVDDSSVIRKVARRILETQEFKISEAENGESALALCKQAMPDGILLDWNMPVMDGFDFLAALRSLPGGDAPKVVFCTTENDVSMITRAMRAGADEYVMKPFDSEIITSKFAEVGLL, via the coding sequence ATGAAACACTGCCTCGTCGTCGACGACTCAAGCGTCATCCGAAAGGTGGCGCGCCGCATCCTGGAAACCCAGGAGTTCAAGATCTCGGAGGCCGAGAACGGCGAGAGCGCGCTCGCGCTCTGCAAGCAGGCCATGCCGGACGGCATCCTGCTCGACTGGAACATGCCCGTGATGGACGGCTTCGACTTCCTCGCGGCGCTGCGTTCGCTGCCGGGCGGCGACGCGCCCAAGGTCGTGTTCTGCACGACCGAGAACGACGTCTCGATGATCACCCGCGCCATGCGCGCGGGCGCCGACGAATACGTCATGAAGCCGTTCGACAGCGAGATCATCACGTCGAAATTCGCGGAAGTGGGCCTGCTCTGA
- a CDS encoding CheB methylesterase domain-containing protein, translated as MGALVIGASTGGPQALHEVLKAAKPALGAVPTLICQHMPAGFTTVLADHLSTGLGLRAREAKDGEPIVAGDVYLAPGGRHFTVQRVGGRIVARLADGPPVNFCRPSVDPLFRSAVEVYGAGVVAVVLTGMGSDGAAAVTEVASAGGRVIAQDEATSAVWGMPGAAVATGACSAVLPLSGIGIRIAAWARGERT; from the coding sequence ATGGGCGCGCTCGTCATCGGGGCCTCGACCGGCGGCCCGCAGGCGCTTCATGAAGTGCTGAAGGCGGCGAAGCCGGCGCTCGGCGCGGTTCCGACGCTGATCTGCCAGCACATGCCGGCGGGTTTCACGACCGTGCTCGCCGACCATCTCTCGACCGGACTTGGCCTGCGGGCGCGCGAGGCCAAGGATGGCGAGCCGATCGTCGCGGGCGACGTCTATCTCGCTCCAGGCGGTCGGCACTTCACCGTGCAGCGCGTGGGCGGTCGGATCGTGGCCCGCCTCGCCGACGGGCCGCCGGTGAATTTCTGCAGGCCGTCCGTCGACCCGCTGTTCCGTTCGGCCGTCGAGGTCTATGGCGCGGGCGTCGTCGCGGTCGTCCTGACCGGCATGGGCTCGGACGGCGCGGCGGCCGTGACGGAGGTCGCCTCGGCGGGCGGGCGTGTGATCGCACAGGACGAGGCCACCAGCGCGGTGTGGGGCATGCCGGGCGCGGCTGTCGCCACGGGCGCATGTTCGGCCGTGCTGCCGCTTTCGGGCATTGGAATTCGCATCGCGGCGTGGGCGCGGGGAGAACGGACGTGA
- a CDS encoding protein-glutamate O-methyltransferase CheR: protein MTPAQFSFLADFLRQRSGLSIGEDKRYLVDARLSPIARARGRSLPDLIETLRRGDDLALAAAVIEAMTTNETFFFRDATPFAALSEVMLPKLFAARGLEKRLRIWCAACSTGQEPYSIAMTLDQHAEALKGWSVEIVGTDISSEVIDRARAGLFTQFEVQRGLPIRLLLANFVQEGDKWRISEALRSRVQFRTLNLLRDFSTLGSFDVVFCRNVLIYFDAATKREVLGRMSRQTASDGFLALGAAESLNGMGLPFQPIAGRPGICGRTPAAPVIQFRREGAVA, encoded by the coding sequence GTGACGCCAGCGCAGTTTTCCTTCCTCGCCGACTTCCTCAGGCAGCGCTCCGGCCTCTCGATCGGAGAGGACAAGCGCTACCTCGTCGACGCGCGGCTTTCGCCGATCGCCCGCGCGCGTGGCCGCTCGCTTCCCGATCTCATCGAGACGCTCCGGCGCGGCGACGACCTCGCCCTGGCGGCCGCGGTGATCGAGGCGATGACGACCAACGAGACCTTCTTCTTCCGCGACGCGACGCCATTCGCGGCGCTCTCCGAGGTCATGCTGCCAAAACTGTTCGCGGCGCGCGGGCTCGAGAAACGGCTGCGGATCTGGTGCGCCGCCTGCTCGACGGGCCAGGAGCCCTATTCGATCGCGATGACGCTCGACCAGCACGCCGAGGCGCTGAAGGGCTGGAGCGTCGAGATCGTCGGAACCGACATCTCCTCCGAGGTGATCGACCGGGCGCGGGCGGGGCTGTTCACGCAGTTCGAGGTCCAGCGCGGACTGCCGATCCGCCTGCTGCTCGCGAACTTCGTCCAGGAGGGCGACAAGTGGCGCATCTCGGAGGCGCTGCGGAGCCGGGTGCAGTTCCGCACCCTCAACCTGCTGCGGGATTTCTCCACGCTCGGCTCGTTTGACGTGGTCTTCTGCCGGAACGTGCTGATCTATTTCGACGCCGCGACCAAGCGGGAGGTGCTCGGGCGGATGTCGCGCCAGACCGCCTCCGACGGGTTTCTGGCGCTCGGCGCGGCCGAGAGCCTCAACGGCATGGGCCTGCCGTTCCAGCCGATCGCCGGCCGTCCGGGGATCTGCGGGCGAACCCCCGCCGCGCCCGTCATCCAGTTCCGCCGCGAGGGGGCGGTCGCCTGA
- a CDS encoding response regulator transcription factor — MRVLLIEDDKSTAMSIELMLKSESFYVDTTELGEEGIDLGKLYDYDIIMLDLNLPDMSGYEVLRTLRVAKIKTPIMILSGLAGIEDKVRGLGVGADDYMTKPFHKDELVARIHAIVRRSKGHAQSVISTGDLIVNLDTKTVEVGGARVHLTGKEYQMLELLSLRKGSTLTKEMFLNHLYGGMDEPELKIIDVFICKLRKKLANATNGKNYIETVWGRGYVLREPNEDMRAAG; from the coding sequence ATGCGCGTTCTTCTTATTGAAGACGACAAGTCGACGGCAATGAGCATCGAGCTCATGCTGAAGTCCGAAAGCTTTTACGTCGATACGACGGAGCTTGGCGAAGAGGGCATAGACCTCGGCAAGCTCTACGATTACGACATCATCATGCTGGACCTGAACCTCCCCGACATGTCGGGTTACGAGGTTCTGCGGACCCTCCGGGTCGCGAAAATCAAGACCCCGATCATGATCCTGTCCGGCCTCGCCGGCATCGAGGACAAGGTCCGGGGCCTCGGCGTCGGCGCCGACGACTACATGACCAAGCCCTTCCACAAGGACGAGCTGGTCGCCCGCATCCACGCCATCGTGCGCCGTTCGAAGGGCCACGCCCAGTCGGTGATCTCGACCGGCGACCTGATCGTGAACCTCGACACCAAGACGGTCGAAGTCGGCGGCGCCCGCGTGCACCTGACCGGCAAGGAATACCAGATGCTCGAGCTGCTGAGCCTGCGCAAAGGCTCGACGCTCACCAAGGAGATGTTCCTCAACCATCTCTATGGCGGCATGGACGAGCCGGAACTGAAGATCATCGATGTCTTCATCTGCAAGCTGCGCAAGAAGCTCGCCAACGCCACCAACGGCAAGAACTACATCGAGACCGTCTGGGGCCGCGGCTACGTGCTGCGCGAGCCGAACGAGGACATGCGCGCCGCAGGCTGA
- the fliI gene encoding flagellar protein export ATPase FliI — protein sequence MRGLRQSVEAVADREVFGRVVGVRGLLVEVAGPLSAMAIGGRVAIEGADGRETPCEVLGFQGERALLMPFAPLEGVRRGCRAIVGSAEPGVRPSRAWLGRVVDAMGVPIDGKGPLDQGPLVYPYRNSPPPAHARKRVGGPLDLGVRAINTFLTCCRGQRMGVFAGSGVGKSVLLAMLARNTQCDVAIIGLVGERGREVQEFLQDDLGEAGLARSIVVVATSDEPALKRRQAAYLTLALAEYFRDEGDDVLCMMDSVTRFAMAQREIGLACGEPPTAKGYTPTVFAELPRLLERAGPGTGEGTATGLFTVLVDGDDHNEPVADAVRGILDGHIVMERAIAERGRYPAINVLKSVSRTMPKAAPDSERPHLSRARRIMATYGDMEELIRLGAYRPGSSAEVDEAIDLHEPLERFLSQGKEEATRLGDAYAELRSILGVLETGR from the coding sequence ATGCGCGGCCTCAGGCAGTCGGTCGAAGCGGTCGCCGACCGGGAGGTGTTCGGCCGCGTCGTCGGCGTGCGCGGCCTTCTGGTCGAGGTCGCGGGGCCCCTGAGCGCGATGGCGATCGGCGGCCGGGTCGCGATCGAGGGCGCGGACGGGCGCGAGACGCCCTGCGAGGTTCTCGGCTTCCAGGGCGAACGCGCGCTGCTCATGCCGTTCGCGCCGCTCGAAGGCGTCCGGCGCGGCTGCCGCGCGATCGTCGGCTCGGCCGAGCCGGGCGTGCGGCCCTCGCGCGCCTGGCTCGGCCGCGTCGTCGACGCGATGGGCGTCCCGATCGACGGCAAGGGGCCGCTCGATCAGGGCCCGCTGGTCTACCCGTACCGTAACTCTCCCCCGCCGGCGCATGCGCGAAAGCGCGTCGGCGGACCGCTCGATCTCGGCGTCCGCGCGATCAACACCTTCCTCACCTGCTGCCGCGGCCAGCGCATGGGCGTGTTCGCCGGCTCCGGAGTCGGCAAATCAGTTCTGCTGGCGATGCTTGCGCGCAACACCCAGTGCGACGTCGCGATCATCGGGCTCGTCGGCGAGCGCGGCCGCGAGGTGCAGGAGTTTTTGCAGGACGACCTCGGCGAGGCGGGGCTGGCGCGCTCCATCGTGGTGGTCGCGACCTCCGACGAGCCGGCTCTGAAGCGCCGCCAGGCCGCCTATCTGACCCTCGCGCTCGCCGAGTATTTTCGCGACGAGGGCGACGACGTTCTCTGCATGATGGACTCTGTCACGCGCTTCGCGATGGCGCAGCGCGAGATCGGCCTCGCCTGCGGCGAGCCGCCGACCGCCAAGGGTTATACGCCGACGGTGTTCGCCGAACTGCCAAGACTCCTAGAGCGCGCTGGCCCCGGCACGGGGGAGGGGACCGCGACCGGCCTCTTCACCGTGCTGGTCGACGGCGACGATCACAACGAGCCGGTGGCCGACGCCGTGCGCGGCATCCTCGACGGCCACATCGTCATGGAGCGCGCGATCGCCGAGCGCGGCCGCTATCCGGCCATCAATGTGCTGAAGTCCGTTTCGCGCACCATGCCGAAGGCCGCGCCGGACTCGGAGCGTCCGCATCTGTCGCGCGCGCGCCGCATCATGGCGACCTATGGCGATATGGAGGAGCTGATCCGGCTCGGCGCCTATCGCCCCGGATCGAGCGCGGAGGTCGACGAGGCGATCGACCTGCACGAGCCGCTGGAACGCTTCCTTTCGCAAGGTAAGGAAGAAGCAACGCGTCTCGGCGACGCTTATGCCGAGTTGCGTTCAATCCTCGGCGTTCTGGAAACCGGACGCTAA
- the fliJ gene encoding flagellar export protein FliJ — MKSRDTLIRLKRFQVDEKRRQVVQIETMIAEFDRMASDLDREILSEQDKAGIHDIAHFAYPTYAKAAMTRRDNLKRSADELSGQLSDAQAALAEAFEELKKVELLEERDGAKEKVAETVREQAEMDRIALTSRAVEMRAY, encoded by the coding sequence ATGAAGTCCAGAGACACACTCATCCGTCTGAAGCGCTTCCAGGTCGACGAGAAGCGCCGTCAGGTCGTCCAGATCGAGACGATGATCGCCGAGTTCGATCGGATGGCCTCCGATCTCGACCGGGAGATCCTCAGCGAACAGGATAAGGCGGGGATCCACGACATCGCCCACTTCGCCTATCCGACCTACGCCAAGGCGGCGATGACCCGCCGCGACAACCTCAAGCGCTCGGCCGACGAGCTCTCCGGCCAGCTCTCCGACGCGCAGGCCGCGCTCGCGGAAGCCTTCGAGGAGCTCAAGAAGGTCGAGCTCCTGGAGGAGCGCGACGGCGCGAAGGAGAAGGTCGCCGAAACGGTGCGCGAGCAGGCCGAGATGGACCGGATCGCGCTCACCAGCCGCGCCGTCGAGATGCGGGCCTACTGA
- a CDS encoding transglycosylase SLT domain-containing protein — protein sequence MKASAIGLALLLASAGGAVCAERGGAIPPEYAAMVARHAQANGVPEALVHRIIMRESRYNPKARNGPYWGMMQMSVATARGAGFRGSPSELLDAETNLRFGVRYLAGAYKTARGDHGRAVGFYARGYYYDAKRQGLLASIGMGRDGKFSAPPPATTAVAAAPAPSAGFEMASVASPAPAKAPTVVAAAAPVPPIRTLDPKAAAPVMASVVPAARPVPVPPVRGAAPAPVAVAAAVPVPPARVIDPKVSAPVMASVTPVPRPRVEPVSTGSIAARGALSPRSGATTTQVAAAPAPIAGPAIPLPTPRDEIASVKGKIAPGQPQSAPLAYAAQARTEGVPPIPAPRGPVPPTPPRR from the coding sequence TTGAAGGCATCGGCGATCGGACTCGCGCTGCTCCTGGCGAGCGCGGGCGGAGCGGTCTGCGCGGAGCGCGGCGGAGCGATCCCGCCCGAATACGCCGCGATGGTTGCCCGGCACGCGCAGGCGAACGGCGTGCCCGAGGCGCTCGTCCACCGCATCATCATGCGCGAGAGCCGCTACAATCCGAAGGCCCGCAACGGCCCCTACTGGGGCATGATGCAGATGAGCGTCGCCACCGCGCGCGGCGCGGGCTTCCGCGGCTCCCCGAGCGAACTGCTAGACGCCGAGACCAATCTGCGCTTCGGCGTGCGTTATCTCGCCGGCGCCTACAAGACGGCGCGGGGCGACCACGGCAGGGCCGTCGGCTTCTATGCGCGCGGCTATTATTACGACGCCAAGCGGCAGGGCCTGCTCGCCTCGATCGGCATGGGCCGCGACGGCAAGTTCTCGGCGCCGCCGCCGGCGACGACCGCCGTGGCGGCCGCGCCGGCGCCCTCCGCCGGCTTCGAGATGGCGTCGGTCGCGAGCCCTGCGCCGGCCAAGGCGCCGACGGTGGTCGCGGCCGCGGCCCCGGTCCCGCCGATCCGCACGCTCGACCCGAAGGCCGCCGCGCCCGTCATGGCCTCCGTCGTCCCGGCCGCGCGCCCCGTTCCCGTGCCGCCGGTGCGCGGCGCGGCCCCCGCGCCCGTCGCCGTCGCGGCCGCCGTCCCGGTTCCGCCGGCGCGCGTCATCGACCCGAAGGTGTCCGCGCCCGTGATGGCGTCCGTCACGCCAGTTCCGCGTCCGCGCGTCGAGCCGGTCTCGACCGGCTCCATTGCGGCACGCGGCGCGCTGTCGCCGCGCTCGGGCGCGACCACGACGCAGGTCGCAGCCGCGCCGGCGCCGATCGCCGGCCCCGCCATTCCGCTGCCGACGCCGCGCGACGAGATCGCGAGCGTCAAGGGCAAGATCGCGCCGGGCCAGCCGCAATCCGCCCCCCTCGCCTATGCGGCGCAGGCGCGGACCGAAGGCGTTCCGCCGATCCCCGCCCCGCGCGGTCCGGTCCCGCCGACGCCGCCGCGGCGGTGA
- a CDS encoding LysR family transcriptional regulator translates to MDIDHNNLSKLDLNLLVALDALLTERSVTRSAVRIGIGQSAMSHALARLRTLFGDEILTRGPDGMQPTPKATKLAAPVREALARIEAIVAPPPAFEPATADRVFTLGIPDSTEILLMPALVAHLQQAAPGVRLLLRTVDRIRILQDLDAGRVDLGIGVFEEGQTHHKRRMLNRESYLCLFNAKLVGIEPPISLEDYVRLPHLLTSLVESAHGVVDVALAELGMKRVIALTSPRFTIMPFVLREAPVIATMHSRLALFFGESMGLAVSPPPIDLPDVAISMLWHTSNDADPGHRWMRETILNLRAQLPQPLAPLRG, encoded by the coding sequence ATGGATATCGACCACAATAATCTCTCCAAGCTCGACCTGAATCTCCTGGTCGCGCTCGACGCGCTGCTGACCGAACGAAGCGTGACGCGGAGCGCGGTCCGGATCGGGATCGGCCAGTCGGCCATGAGCCATGCGCTGGCGCGGCTCAGAACTCTGTTCGGCGACGAGATCCTGACCCGCGGCCCCGACGGCATGCAGCCGACGCCGAAGGCGACGAAGCTCGCGGCGCCGGTGCGCGAGGCGCTCGCCCGGATCGAGGCGATCGTCGCGCCGCCGCCCGCCTTCGAGCCCGCGACGGCGGACCGCGTCTTCACGCTCGGCATTCCGGACTCGACCGAAATCCTGCTGATGCCCGCGCTCGTCGCGCATCTCCAGCAGGCCGCGCCGGGCGTGAGGCTGCTGCTGCGCACGGTCGACCGCATCCGCATTCTGCAGGACCTCGACGCCGGTCGCGTCGATCTCGGCATCGGCGTGTTCGAGGAGGGTCAGACCCACCACAAGCGCCGCATGCTGAACCGCGAAAGCTATCTCTGCCTGTTCAATGCGAAGCTCGTCGGGATCGAACCGCCGATCTCGCTCGAGGACTATGTGCGGCTGCCGCATCTGCTGACGAGCCTTGTGGAGAGCGCGCACGGCGTGGTCGACGTCGCGCTCGCCGAACTCGGGATGAAGCGCGTGATCGCGCTGACCTCGCCGCGGTTCACCATCATGCCCTTCGTGCTGCGCGAGGCGCCGGTGATCGCCACGATGCATTCGCGGCTCGCGCTGTTCTTCGGCGAGTCCATGGGGCTCGCGGTCAGTCCGCCCCCGATCGACCTGCCCGACGTCGCGATCTCGATGCTGTGGCACACCTCGAACGACGCCGATCCCGGCCACCGCTGGATGCGCGAGACGATCCTGAACCTGCGCGCCCAGCTGCCGCAGCCTCTGGCGCCGCTGCGCGGCTGA
- a CDS encoding YcxB family protein: MQRTATFTPQEADFVAANRLHLASSFRTPRLLVRFALLWLFCVAVFAAIVAPFTPWREAQAAILVFSAFAAVGVFAVPFAITFCLGPYAVRRRFRQEKQLSDPIEVQWSEEAYEAVTPRITNRIPWSDYVRTAENDRLFMMFLSDATFQLLPKRVLSEAQIADIRTILRRSA; the protein is encoded by the coding sequence ATGCAGCGGACGGCGACCTTCACCCCGCAGGAGGCGGACTTCGTAGCGGCGAACCGGCTGCATCTCGCGTCGAGCTTCCGCACGCCGCGGCTGCTCGTCCGCTTCGCGCTGCTGTGGCTGTTCTGCGTCGCCGTGTTCGCCGCCATCGTCGCGCCCTTCACGCCATGGCGGGAGGCGCAGGCCGCGATCCTGGTCTTCTCGGCGTTCGCGGCCGTCGGGGTCTTCGCCGTCCCGTTCGCAATCACGTTCTGCCTTGGGCCGTACGCTGTGAGGCGGCGCTTTCGCCAGGAGAAGCAACTCTCCGATCCGATCGAGGTGCAATGGAGCGAGGAGGCCTATGAGGCCGTCACGCCGCGCATCACCAACCGCATTCCCTGGAGCGACTATGTGAGGACGGCGGAGAACGACCGCCTCTTCATGATGTTCCTGTCGGACGCCACGTTTCAGCTGTTGCCGAAGCGGGTGCTGAGCGAGGCCCAGATCGCCGACATCCGCACGATCCTGAGGCGATCCGCATAA
- a CDS encoding YoaK family protein, whose protein sequence is MKTLLLILLAFNAGYVDAAGFLALHGLFTTHVTGNFVTLGASLALGTTGVLAKVLALPLFCLVILLARLVGIWFDRLGWPALRIFFVAQAAFLTGAASLAIRHGAFPNGDAPEALAMGGLLVAAMAIQNAVHRVRLTDMPPSTVMTGTTTQVMVDLADLMRGVSPEKRAAAKKRLGPMSISVAAFATGCGAGALGFVFGHEICFAIPPVLVLAAMGVDALRSRA, encoded by the coding sequence ATGAAGACACTGCTGCTCATCCTGCTCGCATTCAACGCCGGCTATGTCGACGCGGCCGGGTTCCTCGCGCTGCACGGCCTGTTCACGACCCATGTCACCGGCAACTTCGTGACGCTCGGCGCATCGCTCGCGCTCGGCACCACGGGCGTGCTGGCCAAGGTGCTGGCGCTGCCGCTGTTCTGCCTCGTGATCCTGCTCGCGCGTCTGGTGGGGATCTGGTTCGACCGGCTCGGCTGGCCGGCGCTCCGGATCTTCTTCGTCGCCCAGGCCGCGTTCCTGACGGGCGCGGCGTCGCTCGCGATCCGCCACGGCGCCTTTCCGAACGGCGACGCGCCGGAGGCTCTTGCGATGGGCGGCCTGCTGGTCGCCGCCATGGCGATCCAGAACGCGGTGCATCGCGTGCGCCTCACCGACATGCCGCCCTCGACCGTGATGACCGGCACGACCACGCAGGTGATGGTCGACCTCGCCGACCTCATGCGCGGGGTGAGCCCGGAAAAGCGCGCGGCGGCGAAGAAGCGCCTCGGGCCGATGTCGATCAGCGTCGCGGCTTTCGCGACAGGCTGCGGCGCGGGAGCGCTCGGATTCGTTTTCGGCCACGAGATCTGTTTTGCGATCCCGCCCGTCCTGGTGCTGGCGGCGATGGGGGTGGACGCTTTGCGCAGCCGCGCGTGA
- the flhA gene encoding flagellar biosynthesis protein FlhA has translation MSDVTVRNGGPAPRVPKALGGSAGGVALPGWAHAAWNTLLSGNIGLALGVLVILCVLIVPLPAFLVDVLLAVSIILSVLILMTALFIEKPLEFSAFPTVLLVATMLRLSLNLASTRLILAHGHEGTDAAGHVIEAFGNFVMGGNFVIGIIVFAILVIVNFVVITKGSGRIAEVAARFTLDAMPGKQMAIDADLSAGLIDEATAKTRRKELEDESTFFGAMDGASKFVRGDAVAGLLIVFVNVLGGMIIGIAQNGLGFAEAAQSYTLLSVGDGLVSQIPALIVSTAAGLLVSKAGVSGSADKALMKQLSGYPKALGLAAAVMAVMAMLPGIPLIPFLGLAGGAGWLAWRAEKQHRIADAERVAKLATAAIGETAAAAEEPVTAALKMDDVKIELGYALLPLVDATSGTDKLTEQIKALRRTIAGDMGFLMPQVRLVDNLQLPPNGYSVKVKEVESGTGNVYPAQFMVMDPTGQQVTLPGVHTIEPTFGLPATWVDASLREEANLRGYTVVDATTVLSTHLSEIVKANMPDLLTYAEVTKLLKELPKEQQKLVEDLVPSQISTTTVQRVLQLLLAERVSIRDLGAILEGIAEAVAWTRAPGQIVEHVRSRLARQLCAHNQAMGGYVPLIALSPKWEQAFVEAIVGTGDERSLAMAPSKLHEFIAGVRDAFEEAAKIGEAPVLLTSAASRPFVRSIIERFRNQTVVMSQNEVHPRARLKTVGSV, from the coding sequence ATGTCTGATGTGACGGTGCGGAACGGCGGTCCCGCGCCAAGAGTCCCGAAGGCGCTGGGCGGTTCCGCCGGCGGCGTCGCCCTGCCCGGCTGGGCCCATGCGGCCTGGAATACGCTGCTGAGCGGCAATATCGGGCTCGCGCTCGGCGTCCTCGTCATTCTCTGCGTGCTGATCGTCCCGCTGCCGGCCTTCCTGGTCGACGTGCTGCTCGCGGTCTCGATCATCCTGTCGGTGCTGATCCTGATGACGGCGCTGTTCATCGAAAAGCCGCTGGAGTTTTCGGCGTTCCCGACCGTGCTGCTGGTCGCCACCATGCTGCGGCTCTCGCTCAACCTCGCCTCGACGCGCCTCATCCTCGCCCATGGCCATGAGGGGACCGACGCCGCCGGCCACGTCATCGAGGCGTTCGGCAACTTCGTCATGGGCGGCAATTTCGTCATCGGCATCATCGTGTTCGCGATCCTGGTGATCGTGAACTTCGTCGTCATCACCAAGGGTTCGGGCCGCATCGCGGAGGTCGCGGCCAGATTCACGCTCGACGCGATGCCGGGCAAGCAGATGGCGATCGACGCGGACCTTTCGGCGGGCCTGATCGACGAGGCGACGGCGAAGACGCGGCGCAAGGAACTGGAAGACGAATCGACCTTCTTCGGCGCGATGGACGGCGCCTCGAAATTCGTGCGCGGCGACGCGGTGGCGGGCCTCCTGATCGTGTTCGTCAACGTGCTGGGCGGCATGATCATCGGCATCGCCCAGAACGGGCTCGGCTTCGCGGAGGCCGCGCAGTCCTACACGCTGCTCTCGGTCGGCGACGGCCTCGTCAGCCAGATCCCCGCGCTGATCGTCTCGACCGCCGCGGGCCTGCTGGTCTCGAAGGCCGGCGTCTCGGGCTCGGCCGACAAGGCGCTGATGAAGCAGCTCTCCGGCTATCCGAAGGCGCTCGGCCTTGCGGCCGCCGTCATGGCCGTGATGGCCATGCTGCCGGGCATCCCGCTGATCCCGTTCCTCGGGCTCGCGGGCGGCGCCGGCTGGCTCGCCTGGCGCGCGGAGAAGCAGCACCGGATCGCCGACGCCGAGCGCGTGGCGAAGCTCGCGACCGCCGCAATCGGAGAGACCGCCGCCGCGGCCGAGGAGCCGGTGACGGCGGCGCTCAAGATGGACGACGTCAAGATCGAGCTCGGCTACGCGCTGCTGCCGCTGGTCGACGCCACGTCCGGCACGGACAAGCTGACCGAGCAGATCAAGGCGCTGCGCCGCACGATCGCGGGCGACATGGGGTTCCTCATGCCGCAGGTGCGCCTCGTCGACAATCTGCAGCTCCCGCCGAACGGCTATTCGGTGAAGGTGAAGGAGGTCGAAAGCGGCACGGGCAACGTCTATCCGGCGCAGTTCATGGTGATGGACCCGACCGGCCAGCAGGTGACGCTGCCGGGCGTCCACACCATCGAGCCAACCTTCGGCCTGCCCGCCACCTGGGTCGACGCGTCCTTGCGCGAGGAGGCGAACCTGCGCGGCTACACGGTTGTCGACGCGACCACCGTGCTCTCGACCCATCTGTCGGAAATCGTCAAGGCCAACATGCCGGACCTGCTCACCTACGCCGAGGTGACGAAGCTCCTGAAGGAGCTGCCGAAGGAGCAGCAGAAGCTGGTCGAGGACCTGGTGCCGAGCCAGATCTCGACCACCACGGTCCAGCGCGTGCTGCAGCTGCTGCTCGCCGAGCGGGTCTCGATCCGCGACCTCGGGGCGATCCTCGAAGGCATCGCCGAGGCGGTCGCCTGGACCCGCGCGCCGGGCCAGATCGTCGAACATGTCCGCTCGCGGCTCGCCCGCCAGCTCTGCGCCCACAATCAGGCGATGGGCGGCTACGTGCCGCTGATCGCTCTCTCGCCGAAGTGGGAACAGGCCTTCGTCGAGGCGATCGTCGGCACGGGCGACGAGCGCAGCCTCGCCATGGCGCCCTCAAAACTGCACGAGTTCATCGCGGGCGTGCGCGACGCCTTCGAGGAGGCGGCCAAGATCGGCGAGGCGCCGGTGCTGCTGACCTCGGCCGCGTCCCGCCCCTTCGTGCGCTCGATCATCGAGCGCTTCAGGAACCAGACGGTGGTGATGTCCCAGAACGAGGTGCACCCACGGGCGCGGCTGAAGACGGTCGGGAGCGTGTGA